Proteins encoded within one genomic window of Phototrophicus methaneseepsis:
- a CDS encoding endonuclease/exonuclease/phosphatase family protein — translation MTQPVKVDSSSDKNRMSDLLHWALLIPLVLYTIGLVIIGLIVVLAPGSSIQLDFLRTAYSLLALPLPIAMIVALGMHQHWVMALLTAPLIAWVIFMVPIYMPKSPEAPSNSQTIHVLTMNFLARNEPQIKAGAELLAASDADIIMLQEFGVPAAEYLEEALGELYPYQALDPQDGRYNYVRGQGVFSKFPITDSVYWQFTELPESHGNQRVVVDMDGQQVILYNVHPWPPFNLRHLPLIEFQDKDVSSNRGAVDSIIERVTAETDPVIMAGDLNTGDQFANYARFASILTDSFRVAGQGMGYTYPACGIGPLPSLIRLDYVFYSAPFQAMDARVIDSCGVSDHKAVMVSLALPVADSTD, via the coding sequence ATGACACAACCTGTAAAAGTCGATTCATCCAGCGACAAAAACCGTATGAGTGACCTGCTGCACTGGGCGCTGCTGATCCCGCTGGTGCTCTATACGATTGGCCTCGTCATTATTGGCCTCATTGTCGTGTTGGCACCAGGAAGCAGCATCCAGCTTGATTTTTTGCGGACGGCTTATTCGCTCTTAGCGCTGCCCCTGCCCATTGCCATGATCGTGGCCTTAGGGATGCATCAGCATTGGGTGATGGCCCTGCTAACGGCCCCACTGATCGCATGGGTTATCTTCATGGTGCCTATTTATATGCCGAAATCACCAGAGGCACCTAGCAACAGCCAGACAATCCACGTGCTGACGATGAACTTCCTGGCGCGCAATGAGCCACAGATCAAAGCCGGGGCTGAATTACTGGCAGCTTCAGACGCAGACATCATCATGTTGCAAGAATTCGGCGTGCCCGCTGCGGAATACCTGGAAGAAGCACTAGGGGAGCTATACCCTTATCAAGCGCTTGATCCCCAGGATGGACGCTATAACTATGTCCGTGGGCAGGGTGTCTTCAGCAAATTCCCCATTACGGACAGTGTTTACTGGCAGTTCACAGAATTACCAGAGTCGCATGGTAATCAGCGCGTGGTGGTTGATATGGACGGGCAGCAAGTCATCCTGTACAACGTGCATCCCTGGCCTCCTTTTAACCTCCGGCACCTGCCGTTGATCGAGTTCCAGGATAAAGACGTTTCTTCAAATCGGGGCGCCGTAGATAGCATCATTGAGCGCGTAACCGCTGAAACAGACCCGGTCATCATGGCCGGGGACCTGAATACAGGCGATCAGTTTGCCAATTATGCACGTTTTGCCAGTATACTGACCGATAGTTTCCGGGTAGCAGGCCAGGGAATGGGTTATACTTATCCCGCTTGTGGCATCGGGCCTCTGCCTTCATTGATCCGTCTGGATTACGTCTTTTATAGTGCACCTTTCCAGGCAATGGATGCACGGGTCATTGATAGTTGCGGGGTTTCTGATCACAAGGCTGTGATGGTATCGTTGGCACTACCAGTAGCAGATTCGACTGATTAA
- the dgoD gene encoding galactonate dehydratase, translating into MKITDITVYLAKEWRTFLFVIIDTDEGIYGIGESGITGRELAVQGAIEHLKPLLIGQDPFRIEHIWQLMFRSGFFPAQRILTSAMAAIDVALWDIKGKALGVPVYELLGGRVRDKVLTYNHNSGETVEALVERCLQAVDEGHKVLRWGLAHQSSTEFTPRQAVLRAIKEFDAIRSAVGDDIEICIDLHTRLNLADALWLCQEAEPYRPLFVEDPLRSENYQTYRSLRNRTTVPLAAGEQYSSKWEFRQVIEEDLIDYARIDLCICAGLTEAKKIAGWCETHYIDLAVHNPIGPVATSAFLHLNLACSNFAVQEMPRLPNESLPDVVLNQPEWRDGYLLPPERPGLGIEFDREAVKKYPFEITPIPMLHRVDGSMTNW; encoded by the coding sequence ATGAAAATTACGGATATTACCGTTTATTTGGCGAAGGAATGGCGTACCTTCCTCTTCGTCATCATTGACACGGACGAAGGCATTTATGGCATTGGGGAATCCGGCATTACAGGCCGTGAACTGGCTGTACAAGGTGCTATTGAGCATCTCAAGCCGTTGCTGATAGGCCAAGACCCTTTTCGCATTGAGCATATCTGGCAGTTGATGTTCCGCAGTGGGTTCTTCCCGGCGCAGCGTATCCTGACGTCTGCCATGGCCGCTATTGATGTGGCCCTATGGGATATTAAAGGCAAGGCGTTAGGCGTCCCTGTGTATGAATTATTGGGTGGGCGTGTGCGTGATAAGGTGCTCACCTATAACCATAATTCCGGCGAGACTGTCGAAGCGCTGGTTGAGCGCTGTTTGCAAGCTGTGGACGAAGGCCACAAGGTCCTGCGATGGGGCTTAGCCCATCAATCCAGCACAGAATTTACGCCCCGGCAGGCTGTCCTACGTGCCATCAAAGAATTTGATGCGATCCGCAGCGCGGTTGGTGATGACATCGAAATCTGCATTGATCTGCACACGCGGTTGAACCTCGCGGACGCGCTCTGGCTGTGCCAGGAAGCCGAGCCGTATCGCCCTCTGTTTGTAGAAGACCCTCTCCGCAGCGAAAATTATCAGACGTACCGCAGTTTGCGTAACCGGACCACTGTGCCGCTTGCCGCTGGCGAACAGTATAGTTCTAAGTGGGAGTTCCGCCAGGTGATCGAAGAGGACCTGATCGACTATGCCCGTATTGACCTGTGCATCTGTGCAGGCCTGACGGAAGCTAAGAAGATCGCGGGTTGGTGCGAGACGCATTATATTGATCTGGCAGTGCATAACCCGATTGGCCCTGTGGCGACATCGGCATTCCTGCATCTCAATTTAGCTTGTTCGAACTTCGCCGTACAGGAGATGCCACGCCTCCCGAATGAAAGTTTGCCTGATGTGGTGCTTAACCAGCCGGAATGGCGCGACGGCTATTTGCTGCCGCCGGAGCGGCCCGGCCTGGGTATCGAATTTGACCGCGAGGCCGTGAAAAAGTACCCGTTCGAGATAACTCCCATTCCGATGCTGCATCGTGTTGATGGCAGCATGACCAATTGGTAA
- a CDS encoding WD40 repeat domain-containing protein, whose product MNKRRTIGLFLLSLCTFLTPLLVQGQESIFGTLPFPPITPRNASNVVELATLGAGTVQTVAWSHDGEMIAVGTSVGVWIYDAPFEPDNRYLLTSATESILKAAFSPDDKLVATISRDQNLSLWDVQTGRNVFTGFHGGVQDVAFNSTSTSLVTVGQDSNMIFWNLDTGAQDMIISAGVGLNAVTFSPDDTQVYGGDTNGDLHVWDIETSEEVLSRPAHEGAIYALDVQPNGGGIISGGEDGVIRLWDVALDELINFIRGSSRVNSIVFGTNSSILTVTRANTPQIWDLTSGDLSQTFDGHDGIVVSAAFNQDASQLISGSTDGTVRIWDIATGEQQMLFEGFTGSFNSAAFSPTLAHIAAGSNSGLIKVWELNNLSNVTDLSGHFGPVTALTFSPDGRILASGSDDRTIRLWSLDEDSEAATVPETFTQEPETTEEDTDAEADTDTGTTEEDTDPFANTTTTQPNQTSDGSESNVLVLQGVTSAVSALTFTPDGRSLISAGADGIIITWDPITGEQKNVYNSSLSDIVHVAFTDNTSVLAAISSNGDVETWNQETGERVNTFSSGSAESFISPNKLILAYVIGRNVQLVELSTQAWLRDLRSHTADINNVAISEDGTLIATCSDDGTVRIWAVPTS is encoded by the coding sequence ATGAATAAACGTCGAACGATTGGGCTTTTCCTGCTCAGCCTTTGTACATTCCTGACGCCTCTCCTTGTACAAGGCCAGGAGAGTATTTTCGGGACACTCCCTTTTCCGCCCATTACTCCGCGTAATGCCTCCAACGTCGTCGAATTGGCGACACTGGGCGCAGGTACTGTTCAGACTGTAGCATGGTCCCATGATGGCGAGATGATCGCCGTTGGCACCTCCGTCGGCGTATGGATTTACGATGCACCTTTTGAGCCAGATAACCGTTACTTATTGACGAGCGCTACCGAGAGCATTTTAAAAGCCGCTTTTAGCCCGGATGATAAATTAGTCGCCACCATCAGCCGCGATCAAAACCTGAGCCTGTGGGATGTACAGACAGGCCGCAACGTCTTTACAGGGTTCCATGGTGGTGTGCAGGATGTAGCATTCAATTCAACTTCGACATCGCTTGTCACCGTTGGGCAAGATTCCAACATGATCTTCTGGAACCTGGATACAGGGGCTCAGGATATGATCATCTCCGCCGGGGTGGGCCTGAACGCCGTGACTTTTAGCCCGGATGACACGCAGGTTTACGGCGGCGATACCAACGGTGACCTGCACGTCTGGGATATTGAAACTTCTGAAGAAGTGCTATCCCGGCCAGCCCATGAAGGGGCCATTTATGCACTGGATGTCCAGCCCAATGGGGGCGGTATTATTTCCGGCGGTGAAGATGGCGTGATCCGCCTATGGGATGTCGCCCTGGATGAGCTGATTAACTTCATTCGTGGGTCCTCGCGCGTTAACAGCATTGTCTTTGGTACCAACAGCAGCATCTTGACGGTGACGCGCGCCAACACACCCCAGATATGGGACCTCACAAGTGGGGACCTGAGCCAGACATTTGATGGACACGATGGCATTGTGGTCAGCGCAGCATTCAACCAGGATGCCAGCCAACTCATCAGCGGCAGCACAGATGGGACTGTACGCATCTGGGATATTGCAACCGGCGAGCAGCAAATGCTCTTCGAGGGCTTCACGGGGAGCTTTAACAGTGCGGCTTTCAGCCCAACACTGGCCCACATCGCAGCAGGCAGCAACAGCGGCCTCATCAAAGTATGGGAACTCAATAATCTATCGAATGTTACAGACCTCAGCGGGCACTTTGGGCCAGTCACAGCCCTGACATTCAGCCCGGATGGCCGTATTCTGGCATCTGGCAGTGATGACCGCACTATTCGTCTGTGGTCGTTGGATGAGGATTCAGAAGCGGCGACTGTGCCGGAAACCTTTACCCAGGAGCCGGAAACAACCGAAGAAGACACCGACGCTGAAGCTGATACCGATACAGGTACAACCGAAGAAGACACCGATCCATTTGCGAATACCACCACGACCCAACCCAACCAGACATCGGATGGTTCAGAGTCGAATGTACTGGTCCTGCAAGGGGTGACATCGGCAGTTTCAGCATTGACGTTTACGCCAGATGGGCGCTCGCTGATTTCAGCCGGGGCAGATGGCATCATCATCACCTGGGACCCAATCACAGGCGAGCAAAAGAACGTCTATAACTCCAGCTTGTCGGATATTGTGCATGTCGCTTTTACAGATAACACTAGTGTGCTGGCTGCCATCAGCAGCAATGGCGATGTGGAAACATGGAACCAGGAGACAGGCGAGCGCGTAAACACCTTCTCATCCGGCAGTGCAGAGTCCTTCATCAGCCCGAATAAGCTCATTCTGGCGTATGTAATCGGGCGCAATGTGCAGCTGGTGGAGCTTTCCACTCAGGCATGGCTGCGGGATCTACGCAGTCATACCGCCGACATCAACAATGTCGCTATCAGTGAAGATGGCACGTTGATTGCCACGTGCAGCGATGATGGCACCGTACGTATCTGGGCTGTGCCAACCAGCTAA